In one Vanessa tameamea isolate UH-Manoa-2023 chromosome 10, ilVanTame1 primary haplotype, whole genome shotgun sequence genomic region, the following are encoded:
- the LOC113393673 gene encoding apoptosis-resistant E3 ubiquitin protein ligase 1 isoform X2 produces MWQFEDSEICSIGMIHPSHSRHSGLSLLSGMSTFSGISTLSGCGSPENMERLPELPASEERRLRRAAHVLQQRLVLRQWLATHKLQHAYSKLLSLDVSSLEDVYWLEDTTARHVIDPKDFNAWSAARQSLPTGKEALQSLKSDLWSAVVKSSKHQDAWTWGGMLVVSISVCGLVTLAAMTQPSLAPEAKHSLLQYVTGKYLHPPSCKVEWGWEEPQAVGDTMCFTVFCFQRNGQPYPICDTDELVVNISHGTRKITAVVELGSGDPAKANIARVKFTVRTAGVYIINILIGGQVGAGGPFRKWFLAGRVEARRSRVGRAHGALVCTAQRARCLHVHPRDRFDNPATLDRPADQGFSVELAPLGGAPESALGAAATFEYDAVNQRVSLALCFPRPGVFRAAVYYERVLLLNGEFDCIVLTAGDTASVQRQLGARRGAAFEARVVGARARRVLCCLSAKQLLVKDYILRFIPKRITSFRLCPSTRLQLAARAEGSGPAGELTLDDGVQPALRLWSAERDLLAAAFTQLLLANCGGEDGFKNKQDFFYSEVRKAHARHPHEKLALRVNRAELVRSSLKATRHFTLADWCKNFDVSFQGEQGVDWGGVRREWFSQLCAQLFDAKFGLFVSCQDSPAGLVHPNPDRPPHLKLKHFEFAGKIMGKCLYESALGGAYRQLVRARLARSFLAQIIGLRVHYKYFEQDDPELYLSKIKYILETDLDAPDSLPEIYFSDDVYDSSGKFIETRDLVPNGATIRVRNDNKLQYLDALAQWRLAARWRPETDAFLRGLTLLVPDNLLAIFDENELELLACGTDEVCVSDWRAHALLAGAGRDWQRRLAWLWAAVGSFSAEERARLLQFTTGCAQLPPGGFQELNPRFQITAAPTFGALPTAHTCFNQLCLPDYDSYEQLVRALLWAINEGGEGFGMI; encoded by the exons GCTTCTCAGCTTGGATGTTTCCTCCTTAGAAGACGTATACTGGTTGGAAGACACGACCGCCAGGCACGTGATCGATCCGAAGGACTTCAATGCTTGGTCCGCAGCGAGACAGAGTTTGCCAACTGGCAAGGAGGCGCTGCAGTCGCTCAAGTCCGATTTGTGGAGTGCAGTCGTTAAGAGCAGCAAGCATCAAGATGCTTGGACATGGG GAGGCATGCTAGTAGTCTCTATCTCGGTATGTGGGCTGGTCACTTTGGCTGCTATGACGCAGCCGTCTCTGGCTCCCGAGGCTAAACATTCTCTTCTGCAATATGTCACCGGAAAATACTTACATCCACCAAGTTGTAAG GTTGAATGGGGTTGGGAAGAACCCCAGGCTGTCGGAGACACGATGTGCTTTACGGTGTTCTGCTTCCAACGTAATGGTCAGCCTTATCCCATATGCGATACCGATGAGCTGGTCGTTAATATCTCGCATGGAACTAGGAAG ATAACAGCGGTGGTGGAGCTGGGCTCGGGGGACCCGGCGAAGGCGAACATCGCGCGCGTCAAATTCACCGTCCGCACGGCCGGCgtgtacattattaatattttaatcg GCGGGCAGGTGGGCGCGGGCGGCCCGTTCCGCAAGTGGTTCCTGGCGGGGCGCGTGGAGGCGCGGCGCTCGCGCGTGGGCCGCGCGCACGGCGCGCTCGTGTGCACGGCGCAGCGCGCGCGCTGCCTGCACGTGCACCCGCGCGACCGCTTCGACAACCCCGCCACGCTGGACCGGCCCGCCGACCAG GGCTTCTCCGTGGAGCTGGCCCCGCTGGGCGGCGCGCCCGAGTCGGCGCTGGGCGCGGCGGCCACGTTCGAGTACGACGCCGTCAACCAGCGGGTGAGCCTGGCGCTGTGCTTCCCGCGGCCCGGCGTGTTCCGCGCCGCCGTGTACTACGAGCGCGTGCTGCTGCTCAACGGGGAGTTCGACTGCATCGTGCTCACGG CGGGCGACACGGCGTCGGTGCAGCGGCAGCtgggcgcgcggcgcggcgcggcgttCGAGGCGCGCGTGGTGggcgcgcgcgcgcggcgcgTGCTGTGCTGCCTGAGCGCCAAGCAGCTGCTCGTGAAGGACTACATCCTGCGCTTCATTCCGAAGCGCATCACGTCGTTCCGCCTGTGCCCGTCCACGCGCCTGCAGCTGGCGGCGCGCGCGGAGGGCTCGGGCCCGGCCGGCGAGCTGACGTTGGACGACGGCGTGCAGCCCGCGCTGCGCCTGTGGAGCGCCGAGCGCGACCTGCTGGCCGCCGCCTTCACGCAGCTGCTGCTCGCCAACTGCGGCGGGGAGGACGGCTTCAAG AACAAGCAGGACTTCTTCTACAGCGAGGTGCGCAAGGCGCACGCGCGGCACCCGCACGAGAAGCTGGCGCTGCGCGTGAACCGCGCGGAGCTGGTGCGCTCGAGCCTGAAGGCGACGCGGCACTTCACGCTGGCCGACTGGTGCAAGAACTTCGACGTGAGCTTCCAGGGCGAGCAGG GCGTGGACTGGGGCGGCGTGCGGCGCGAGTGGTTCTCCCAGCTGTGCGCGCAGCTGTTCGACGCCAAGTTCGGGCTGTTCGTGTCGTGCCAGGACTCGCCAGCCGGCCTCGTGCACCCCAACCCCGACCGTCCGCCGCATCTCAAG CTGAAGCACTTCGAGTTCGCGGGCAAGATCATGGGCAAGTGCCTGTACGAGAGCGCGCTGGGCGGCGCCTACCGCCAGCTCGTGCGCGCGCGCCTGGCGCGGTCCTTCCTGGCGCAGATCATCGGCCTCAGGGTGCACTACAAG tatttcgaACAAGACGATCCAGAGTTGTATTTATccaaaattaagtatattctCGAAACGGATCTGGACGCCCCGGATTCCCTGCCGGAGATCTACTTCTCGGACGACGTGTACGACTCCTCGGGGAAGTTTATCGAGACGCGCGACCTCGTGCCCAACGGCGCCACGATCAGG GTGCGCAACGACAACAAGCTGCAGTACCTGGACGCGCTGGCGCAGTGGCGGCTGGCGGCGCGCTGGCGGCCCGAGACCGACGCCTTCCTGCGCGGCCTCACGCTGCTGGTGCCCGACAACCTGCTGGCCATCTTCGACGAGAACGAGCTGGAGCTGCTGGCGTGCGGCACGGACGAGGTGTGCGTGTCGGACTGGCGCGCGCACGCGCTGCTGGCGGGCGCGGGGCGCGACTGGCAGCGGCGCCTGGCGTGGCTGTGGGCCGCCGTGGGCAGCTTCAGCGCCGAGGAGCGCGCGCGCCTGCTGCAGTTCACGACGGGCTGCGCGCAGCTGCCGCCCGGCGGCTTCCAGGAGCTCAACCCGCGCTTCCAGATCACGGCGGCGCCCACGTTCGGCGCGCTGCCCACGGCGCACACGTGCTTCAACCAGCTGTGCCTGCCCGACTACGACTCGTACGAGCAGCTCGTGCGCGCGCTGCTGTGGGCCATCAACGAGGGCGGCGAGGGCTTCGGCATGATCTGA
- the LOC113393684 gene encoding uncharacterized protein LOC113393684: MEDLTPTKKVKRERNVGHLAVLKSPGLHGVDAEQAAARISKFMLVVSWRRRREEIRCVRKTLEFQVSCSERLRIQVITLKSLLDSDNAKVRLAIKELERLKQLLKEKDLEKAILEKEKIALEKDVCAAEDRASEISVGWRSCRSELEHVRAAAASSERALALERDALADARARCDRACRRIAILEDDLSHHETLLSASEAQVTILRNDINNGQKQLDRAREELRLEREAHAHCSRERSALSTRVALSALQTSTMSTEIEQMRTELTRLERELKTTREQLDWWPRPLTRMLGVARTWIRRPMSISDAVIWILIPARHGF; encoded by the exons ATGGAGGACTTGACTCCCACCAAAAAAGTCAAAAGAGaaag GAATGTTGGTCATCTAGCTGTACTGAAGTCTCCTGGGTTGCACGGCGTCGATGCAGAGCAGGCCGCTGCAAGGATCAGCAAATTCATGCTTGTAGTTTCATGGAGAAGGCGTCGTGAAGAAATACGATGCGTGCGAAAAACATTAGAATTTCAG GTAAGTTGCTCGGAACGCCTGCGCATTCAGGTGATCACGCTGAAGTCTCTACTGGACTCTGACAATGCTAAAGTCCGGCTTGCGATAAAAGAGCTGGAGAGattgaaacaattattaaaagaaaaagaccTGGAAAAAGCCATTCTGGAGAAG GAAAAAATCGCACTAGAGAAAGATGTTTGCGCGGCAGAAGATCGGGCGTCTGAAATTAGTGTCG GCTGGCGGAGTTGCCGCAGCGAGCTGGAGCACGTGCGCGCCGCGGCCGCGAGCTCGGAGCGCGCGCTGGCGCTCGAGCGCGACGCGCTCGCGGACGCGCGCGCCCGCTGCGACCGCGCCTGCCGCAGG ATAGCCATACTAGAAGACGATTTATCGCATCACGAAACGTTACTGTCGGCTAGCGAAGCACAAGTCACGATATTACGTAATGACATTAACAACGGGCAGAAGCAACTCGACCGGGCTCGAGAAGAACTACGACTTGAACGAGA AGCACACGCTCATTGCTCTCGTGAGCGCTCAGCACTGAGCACACGAGTGGCGCTGAGCGCACTACAGACGAGCACAATGAGCACCGAAATAGAGCAAATGCGAACGGAGCTTACACGACTCGAGAGGGAACTGAAGACCACACGCGAGCAACTGGATTGGTGGCCGAGACCACTAACTAG GATGCTCGGTGTCGCCCGAACGTGGATTCGCCGTCCCATGTCAATCTCAGATGCAGTAATATGGATCCTTATTCCAGCAAGACACGGATTTTAA